One part of the Sphingobacterium sp. LZ7M1 genome encodes these proteins:
- the pdhA gene encoding pyruvate dehydrogenase (acetyl-transferring) E1 component subunit alpha, with amino-acid sequence MSSTPITKETYLEWYESMLLMRKFEEKSGQLYGQQKIRGFCHLYIGQEAVVAGTMSVIKPEDSLITAYRDHAHALAKGVSADACMAELFGKVTGCSKGKGGSMHFFSKEHKFMGGHGIVGGQIPLGAGIAFAEKYLGTDNVNICYMGDGAVRQGAFNETLNMAMLWKLPVIFVCENNGYAMGTSVKRTTNMQDIYKMGLGFDMPSAPVDGMDVVAVHNAMDEAVQRARAGEGPTFLEIRTYRYKGHSMSDPAKYRTKEELEEYKERDPIIAVKHAIVENKYADQAWFDEVEAKVKKIVDESVKFAEESPYPDASDIYKDVYVQEDYPFVMD; translated from the coding sequence ATGAGTTCAACACCTATAACAAAAGAAACCTACCTAGAGTGGTATGAATCCATGCTGCTCATGCGCAAATTTGAAGAGAAATCTGGACAGCTTTATGGACAGCAAAAGATTCGTGGATTTTGTCACCTATACATTGGTCAAGAAGCTGTAGTAGCGGGTACCATGTCAGTGATCAAACCAGAAGATTCTTTGATTACAGCATATCGTGACCACGCCCATGCCTTGGCAAAGGGAGTGTCTGCAGATGCTTGTATGGCGGAATTGTTTGGTAAAGTTACAGGCTGTTCAAAAGGTAAAGGCGGCTCGATGCACTTCTTCTCCAAAGAACATAAGTTCATGGGAGGGCACGGTATCGTAGGAGGTCAGATTCCTTTAGGTGCAGGTATTGCTTTTGCAGAGAAATATTTAGGAACAGACAATGTAAACATCTGTTATATGGGTGACGGTGCTGTACGTCAAGGTGCTTTCAACGAGACCTTGAATATGGCGATGTTATGGAAATTACCTGTAATTTTCGTTTGTGAAAACAACGGATATGCGATGGGAACTTCTGTAAAACGTACCACAAACATGCAGGATATCTACAAAATGGGTCTTGGATTTGATATGCCAAGTGCACCTGTAGATGGTATGGATGTAGTAGCCGTTCACAACGCTATGGACGAAGCCGTTCAACGTGCTCGTGCAGGTGAAGGCCCAACTTTCTTAGAGATCCGTACTTACCGTTACAAAGGACACTCGATGTCTGACCCAGCGAAATACCGTACCAAGGAAGAGTTGGAAGAATACAAAGAAAGAGATCCAATTATTGCTGTAAAGCATGCTATTGTTGAGAATAAATATGCTGATCAAGCTTGGTTTGATGAAGTAGAAGCAAAAGTGAAGAAAATCGTTGATGAATCAGTGAAATTTGCTGAGGAGTCTCCATACCCAGATGCTTCTGACATCTACAAAGACGTTTATGTACAAGAGGACTATCCTTTTGTCATGGATTAA
- the hisS gene encoding histidine--tRNA ligase, producing MASIKPSLAKGTRDFSPLEMDKRNHIFNTLKSIFRKYGYSEIQTPSFENLSTLTGKYGDEGDKLIFKILNSGDYMSKAPADLLEAKNSTSLISHISEKALRYDLTVPFARYVVMHQNDIALPFKRFQIQPVWRADRPQRGRYREFYQCDVDVVGSSSLLNEAEFILIYNEALAKLGLKDFNIKLNNRKILSGIAEVVGKPELIVDMTVAIDKLDKIGLDGVNKELLERGFTDEDLAVLKPIIELQGSNADKLASMKSVLSNSEVGMNGIAELEEVFEYLNKFGRADLLEKIVEVDITLARGLNYYTGCIFEVKTNEVQMGSIGGGGRYDDLTGMFGLKDLTGVGVSFGADRIYDVLEELNLFPQEGSERTKLLIVNFEESLEGYTLPLLYRLREAGVAVELYPAAVKLKKQMSYADSKGIPYVLLVGDEEAGSGQLSLKNMESGVQEKLTIEELIEKLK from the coding sequence ATGGCATCAATTAAACCATCTTTAGCAAAGGGTACTCGTGATTTTTCGCCCCTTGAAATGGATAAGCGTAATCATATTTTCAATACGTTAAAATCTATTTTCAGGAAATACGGTTATTCCGAGATCCAGACCCCTTCATTCGAGAATTTAAGTACTTTGACAGGTAAGTATGGTGATGAAGGCGACAAATTGATTTTCAAGATCTTGAATTCAGGTGACTACATGAGCAAGGCTCCAGCAGATCTGTTGGAAGCAAAGAACTCGACCAGCTTGATTTCACATATCTCTGAAAAAGCTTTGCGCTATGATCTGACCGTACCGTTTGCCCGTTATGTGGTGATGCATCAAAACGATATTGCACTTCCTTTCAAAAGATTCCAGATCCAACCGGTTTGGCGTGCCGACCGTCCGCAAAGAGGTCGTTACAGAGAATTTTACCAATGTGATGTGGATGTGGTAGGTTCTAGCTCTTTATTGAACGAAGCAGAATTTATCCTGATCTATAATGAAGCCTTGGCGAAACTGGGTCTGAAGGATTTCAACATAAAACTTAACAATAGAAAGATCCTTTCAGGAATTGCCGAAGTGGTAGGAAAACCTGAGCTGATCGTGGATATGACGGTAGCCATTGACAAACTAGACAAGATAGGTTTGGATGGGGTGAACAAAGAATTGCTTGAACGAGGATTCACGGATGAGGATTTAGCGGTCCTTAAACCGATCATCGAATTGCAAGGTTCCAATGCCGATAAGCTAGCATCCATGAAGTCCGTGCTTTCAAATTCAGAAGTAGGAATGAATGGGATCGCTGAACTTGAGGAAGTTTTCGAATACCTGAATAAATTTGGACGTGCAGATCTTCTTGAAAAGATCGTCGAAGTGGATATCACCTTGGCCAGAGGGTTGAACTATTACACAGGTTGTATTTTTGAGGTGAAAACCAATGAGGTGCAAATGGGAAGCATCGGAGGCGGTGGCCGCTATGATGACCTTACTGGGATGTTCGGGCTGAAAGACCTAACAGGGGTAGGGGTTTCATTCGGAGCAGACCGTATCTATGATGTCTTGGAAGAATTAAATCTATTCCCTCAGGAAGGTTCTGAAAGAACAAAACTGCTGATCGTTAATTTCGAAGAGTCATTAGAAGGCTATACCTTGCCTTTGCTGTATAGATTGAGAGAAGCAGGTGTTGCCGTGGAACTCTATCCAGCAGCAGTGAAGTTAAAGAAACAGATGAGTTATGCTGATTCCAAGGGAATACCTTATGTCCTTTTGGTAGGAGATGAGGAAGCAGGATCAGGTCAGTTGTCCTTGAAGAACATGGAAAGTGGTGTTCAGGAAAAATTGACCATAGAGGAGTTAATAGAAAAATTGAAATAA
- the rnc gene encoding ribonuclease III: protein MPITQVYNLYLSPNRNYVRKLKNLLGFVPGNVRLYQMAFRHKSVAVMIKDGVKNSNERLEFLGDAVLGSVVAELLFKLYPYKDEGFLTEMRSKIVSRANLNQLSRKLGFNEMIEFDARMISYPNKQGSLLGDAFEALVGAVYLDKGYTFTREFLLSRIIKPHVDIQTLEVTETNFKSRLIEWCQHNNKEISFMQVDNPEGESNKMFSVVAVVDGEECGLGRDFNKKSAEKIAAERACEYLKIFEE, encoded by the coding sequence ATGCCTATCACACAGGTCTATAATCTATATCTGTCTCCAAATCGAAATTACGTTCGAAAACTAAAGAACTTGCTTGGTTTCGTACCTGGCAATGTACGCCTGTACCAAATGGCCTTCAGACATAAGTCTGTAGCGGTCATGATCAAGGATGGCGTCAAGAACAGTAACGAGCGTTTGGAATTCCTAGGCGATGCGGTTTTAGGATCGGTGGTAGCTGAATTGCTCTTCAAGCTCTATCCATACAAGGATGAGGGGTTCTTGACCGAGATGCGCTCAAAGATCGTATCCAGGGCAAACCTGAACCAACTTTCCCGTAAGTTAGGTTTTAATGAGATGATTGAATTCGATGCCCGAATGATCAGTTATCCAAACAAGCAAGGATCTCTTCTCGGAGATGCCTTTGAAGCCTTGGTAGGTGCTGTCTATCTCGACAAAGGTTACACCTTTACAAGGGAATTTCTCTTGTCTCGCATTATCAAGCCCCATGTCGATATTCAAACACTGGAAGTGACCGAAACAAACTTCAAAAGCCGCTTGATCGAATGGTGCCAACACAACAACAAAGAAATCAGCTTTATGCAGGTCGATAACCCAGAAGGTGAGTCCAATAAGATGTTTTCTGTGGTAGCTGTCGTTGATGGCGAGGAATGTGGCCTTGGACGTGACTTCAATAAAAAGAGCGCTGAAAAGATCGCTGCAGAACGCGCTTGCGAATATTTGAAGATATTCGAAGAGTAG
- the fabF gene encoding beta-ketoacyl-ACP synthase II yields MELKRVVVTGLGALTPIGNSVSEYWDGLINGVSGAAPITHFDASKFKTQFACEVKGFDPHVYMDRKEARKMDPFVQYAIASTDEAVKDAGLDFDKLDRTRIGVIWGSGIGGLTTFTEEVAQYSKGDGTPRFNPFFIPKMLIDLAPGHISMRHGLQGPNFSSVSACASATNAMIDAFTYIRSGRSDIIITGGSEATINEAGIGGFNAMHALSTRNDDPKTASRPFDKDRDGFVSGEGSGAIVLESLEHALARGAKIYAEVVGGGMSADAYHITASHPEGLGAKLAMTMAIKDAGMDFSDIDYINVHGTSTPVGDVSETKAIVDLFGEHAYNLNISSTKSMTGHLLGAAGAVEAIASILAVKNDIVPPTINHFTDDPEIDSKLNFTFNTAQKRVVNAALSNTFGFGGHNATIIVKKYNG; encoded by the coding sequence ATGGAGCTTAAGAGAGTAGTTGTAACAGGATTAGGCGCACTTACACCTATTGGTAATTCCGTTTCAGAATACTGGGATGGATTAATAAACGGTGTAAGTGGAGCCGCTCCTATCACGCACTTTGATGCGTCAAAATTCAAAACACAGTTTGCCTGCGAAGTCAAAGGTTTTGATCCGCACGTCTATATGGACCGTAAAGAAGCCCGTAAGATGGATCCCTTTGTCCAATATGCTATTGCATCTACCGATGAAGCAGTAAAAGACGCAGGTTTAGATTTCGATAAATTAGACAGGACGCGAATTGGTGTAATTTGGGGCTCTGGAATTGGTGGGTTAACAACTTTCACTGAGGAAGTTGCACAGTATTCCAAAGGGGATGGAACGCCTAGGTTCAATCCTTTCTTTATTCCCAAAATGCTTATCGATTTAGCTCCTGGCCATATTTCTATGCGCCATGGATTGCAAGGTCCAAACTTCTCATCAGTTTCTGCTTGTGCCTCGGCTACCAATGCAATGATCGATGCCTTCACTTACATCCGTTCGGGAAGGTCCGACATTATTATCACCGGTGGTTCCGAAGCGACTATCAATGAAGCTGGTATCGGAGGTTTCAATGCGATGCACGCGCTTTCTACCAGGAATGACGATCCTAAGACAGCATCTCGTCCATTCGATAAAGATCGTGATGGATTTGTGTCTGGCGAAGGTTCCGGAGCAATTGTGTTGGAAAGCCTAGAGCATGCATTAGCGCGTGGAGCGAAAATTTACGCTGAGGTTGTAGGTGGTGGAATGAGTGCAGATGCATACCATATCACTGCTTCTCACCCGGAAGGATTGGGAGCTAAATTAGCCATGACAATGGCAATCAAGGACGCTGGAATGGATTTCTCCGATATTGATTACATCAATGTCCATGGAACATCAACTCCGGTGGGAGATGTTAGTGAAACCAAAGCTATCGTTGACCTATTCGGTGAACATGCTTATAATCTGAATATCAGTTCTACCAAATCCATGACAGGTCACCTTCTAGGTGCTGCAGGTGCGGTTGAAGCTATTGCCTCTATCTTGGCAGTCAAAAATGATATTGTACCTCCAACGATCAATCACTTCACGGATGATCCTGAAATTGACAGCAAACTGAACTTCACGTTCAACACAGCACAAAAAAGAGTTGTAAATGCTGCCTTGAGTAATACCTTCGGTTTCGGAGGCCATAATGCAACAATTATTGTGAAAAAGTATAATGGTTAA
- a CDS encoding acyl carrier protein, whose amino-acid sequence MSDIASRVKAIIVEKLGVDENEVTPEASFTNDLGADSLDTVELIMEFEKEFNVAIPDDQAENISTVGQAIAYLEKNVN is encoded by the coding sequence ATGTCAGATATCGCATCAAGAGTAAAAGCAATTATCGTAGAAAAGTTAGGTGTAGACGAAAATGAAGTGACACCAGAGGCTTCTTTCACGAATGATTTAGGTGCAGACTCACTTGATACAGTTGAGTTGATCATGGAATTCGAGAAAGAATTCAACGTTGCAATTCCTGATGACCAAGCTGAAAACATCAGTACTGTAGGACAAGCAATCGCTTACTTAGAAAAAAACGTTAACTAA
- a CDS encoding IPExxxVDY family protein — MSKITFKLETDFDLELDFVLIGISSVLRDYRLCHFINKHTGLQLVYGKEDYTDHNGHNKEKPKDELDYHILFESKKNKPVVKNHYNIFRYHNQSFEFEFYLLSNRSVEGAALIPEISSFDYFLMIKHFIDEEDLDALLENIKSIPEVLLVKEIDPTILKSKENLIF, encoded by the coding sequence TTGAGCAAAATAACCTTTAAACTCGAAACTGACTTTGACCTGGAACTCGATTTTGTCCTAATTGGGATCAGTTCGGTTTTGAGAGATTATCGACTTTGCCACTTTATCAACAAGCATACCGGACTCCAGCTGGTCTACGGGAAGGAAGATTACACGGACCATAACGGCCACAACAAGGAAAAACCCAAAGACGAACTGGATTACCACATTCTTTTTGAATCCAAGAAAAACAAACCCGTCGTAAAAAATCACTACAACATCTTCAGGTACCATAACCAATCTTTCGAATTTGAATTCTATTTGCTGAGCAACCGCTCGGTCGAAGGTGCCGCGTTAATACCTGAAATTAGTAGCTTTGATTACTTCCTGATGATCAAACATTTTATCGACGAGGAGGATTTAGATGCTCTTTTAGAAAACATTAAGTCTATTCCGGAAGTTCTTTTAGTAAAAGAAATAGACCCAACAATATTGAAATCTAAAGAAAATCTGATATTTTAG